Within Halococcus sediminicola, the genomic segment TCGCGCATCCGGCCTTTCCGTGGGAGAAAGAGCAGTTGGCCATCTGCCAGCAGAAGGGGAACGTTTACATGGATCTGTCGGGCTGGCTCCCCAAATACATCGACGAGCAGGTGCTCCACTACGCGGGCACCATCCTGCAGGACAAAGTGATGTTCGGTACCGACTACCCGATGATCCGTCCGGAGGCGTGGCTCGACTCCTTCGCAAAACACACCGACTACTCCGAAGAGATCCAACGAAAACTCCTCTGGGAGAACGCCGAGGCGTTCCTCGGCCTCTGAGACGACTTTCGTTTGCAGGCAGCACGCCGAACACGCCCGTCGGCGACGATCGGCCATGGACGACGAGCAGTTCTTCTCCGACGTCGAATCGCGCGCCGATCTCGATAGCCACGAGCAGGCGGTCGCGGCCGCCGAGTCGGTCCTCGGCGTGCTCGGCGAACGGCTCAACACGATAGAGGCGCTCGCCGACGAACTCTCCGCAAACCTCGCGGCGGCACTCGACAGCGCGGGCGACGAAGCCGCCGGGTTCACCCCCGACGAGTTCGTCGAGTGGGTGCGCGAGGCCGAGCGCGAGAAGACGACCGACCTCGATGCCGACAAGGCCCGACTGCACACGCAGGCAGTCTTCGAGAGTCTCTCGGAGTCTGTCGCCGGGGAGACGTGGAACGCGGTCAGAGCCCAACTGCCCGACGAGTACGAGCGCCTCTATCGGGCTGGCTGAGCCGGCCGAATCACTCGTCCGAGCGCGTGCCCATCAGTAGCGTGTCTTCGACGAGTACGCGCTGGGCGCGGCGCAGGCGTTCGGAGAGTGCCTGATGGGAGATGTCGAGTTCATCGGCGAGGTCGGAGACATCGATCTCTCGTGGGACCGAAAAGTAGCCCTGCTCGGTCGCCAGCGTGAGCGCCTCGTACTGCTTTTCGGTCAGGCCGTAGCGACCCACCGGGTTGCCGTCCATCTCGCGGATGGTCTGGACTTCGAAGGTCAGTCCGTTGGCCTCACAGAAGTCGTAGGTCGCCGACAGCGAATCGCGGGTCGGGTAGAGCACCCGGAGATACCACCAGCCGTCGGCCCCGTAGGCGTCGAGGATGGTCGCCTCCGAGCCGGTGAGCATCTGGACGACGAGCTGGATGTCGGCGACCCACTCCATCCGGTAGAGCGATTCGGCGTCGAGTTCGCTCAACGGCGAGGGGTCGGCGACGCTCGGGTCCTCGGCCAGCGCCGTCTCGAAGGCCTCGTGGCTCGCACCGCGGAGCCAGACCAGCGGCATGACGACATCGTCACCGGTCTCGACGATGCGCTCGATCTCGCACTCGATGTCCGGTCCCGACGCGAGCGTCTCGTAGAGTGCGAACTCATCGGCAGGCACTCGGCCCTTGACGACTGTCGCCATCGATGGGCGGACTACTGGGCCGAAACGGATAAACGGGCGGACTCGTCGCGAGTTACTGACTCTCGGCGTCCGCGGCGTCGGTGGTGTCGTCGTTGCCGCTACTGGGGCTGAGCATGCGCTTCACCAGCCGGATCCCTAAAAGCGCCCCGACGCCAGCGGCCAGCGCCCCGGGAACTCCGTATCGTTTGTAGCCTTTCTTCCCTGCCTTGATGACTGCCGTGCTACCGAGCATGGACGGACACAACGGCAGCCGACAAAAAAGCGCTGTGCCTGCATGGGCGGAGTGCAACGTTCAAGTATTCACACCGCAAATCGAGCGCAATGGTCCGTTCACGCCGCAGGTTCCTCGCCACCCTTCCGCTCGTCGGCGGTCTCGCACTCGGTGGCTGTCTCACTCTCAACCCTACAGTTTCGGCCAACACCGATAGTTCGGCCGTCTTCGAGAAGATATCGACCACCGAACCGTGGGTCAGCGGCCGCGTCAAGACGTCGGTCACGCTCGCGTCGAACGCGACGAGCGAACAGAGCGTCACCGACCTCACGGTGACGACCGAGAGCGGGAAATCGTTCGACTCGGCGACGGTCGATAGCGGCCAGACCAGCGGTCTCACCCTCTATCTCCCGGCGGGCGAGAACGCGACCATCACCGCTACCGATTCGATCAACGGAACGACCATCGAGACGCACACGGTGAAAACCGGCGGCGACGAACTCTTCTGACTACCGTTGGGAGCCACGGAGGATGAGCGGGCCGATGGCGAGTGTACGTTTGGCGATCGTCGCGACCCGAGCGATATACGCGATGAGCAACAAGAACGGGAGCGCCGAGACCGTGAACGCACCGGAGACGAGCCAGAGGATGTCCGGGACGCCGAGCGTCGCGCCGGTGAGCGTGCTGCCATCGACGAACGCGAGCATCGCACCGGCGACGACCAGCGCCGGCACCGCCACGTAGAGAATGAGTTGTGAGAGGTCGATGAGCGCCCACTCGAAATAGAGGGTCTTGATGTGTTCTCTGGCGGGACCGAACATCGACAGCGTCGTCCTGAGTTCTTCGAGGATCGCGTGGTCCTCGTCGGTCAGGCTGTCCTCGTGGTCGTCGCCGATGCGTTCGACCTGAAAGACCTTCCAGCCGTAGTTGAAGTTCAGCGCCGCAAAGAGCACGTCGAACTCGCCGAAGGTCGCGCCTTCGAGTTCGTCGTCGACCTCGTCGGCATTGCCGGCGATGCTCTCGGTGAACTCGTCCACTTCGGCGCGGAGTTGGTCGTCGTCGTTGTCCGAGACGGCGTCGCGGAGTGCCACCGCTCGGCGCCGTGTCGCGTCGATGATGACCCGGAGGAACATCGATGGGTCGGCCGGCATCGGCTGGCCGATGAGGTCGCGGGTGTACGACCGGAAGTCCATCGTGTCGCTCATGCGGGCGTGCTGTTCGCCGAGCGGGCCGTTCTCTTGGGAGATGACGAGCTGTGAGATGGTGAGCACGAGCGTCGTCGCGGTGACGATGGCGCTGACCATCGTCGAGAACATCGTCTCGATGGTGTCGGCGGTTCTGAGACTCGCCTCGAACGGCGGATAGACGAACACGCCGAGGACGACGAACGCCACGAACACCGAGAGCGCAAGCAGGCCGGTGATGAACAGGCGGTTCGCACCGAGCATGACCCAGAGCTTGATGCGGCTCTCGTCGGCGCGCTCGCGCATCGTGTTCGCCGTGCCGACGTCGACGTCCGGGTCGATGTCCGAGTGCATCTCGACGTCCGCTTCCGGGTCGGCATCGATGTCCGTCCGTGCGTCGGGGTCGGCGCTCATGCGGACCCCTCGACGGGGCGTTTGAGCACCAAGAATTTCGTGCCGCCGCCGGCGTACTCGACACTTGTAACGAGTTCCCAGCCCGCAGCGCCGAGTTCGTTCAGTTCCGCTTTCGGGTCGCTCGCCTCCTTCTGTGTCGGCCCGCGCGGCGGGCGCAGCGTCTCGTATTCCCACTCGGTCATGATCGGATGGTCACGGACGGCCTATCGGAAGCCGACGGCTAAACGGCTCCGCTTTCGACAGCAACGCCCGCGAGTGACCCCGAGCGCACTCGCCAGGCCGTCAAAACGGCTATGCCGGTCGCCGTGATACGTCACGTCATGACAGTTCGTGAGGCGACGAGCGACGACGCGGAGTCGATCGCGGGCGTGGCGCGGGTGTCGTGGAAATACGACTATCCCGACATTCTGAGCCGCGATACGGTCGAACAGGGCGTCGAGGAGTGGTACGCACCCGAGACCATCGCCACCGAAATCGACAGCGACGACGCGGTGGTACCGGTGGCCGAGCGCGACGGCGAGATCGTCGGGTTCGCCCACGCCGTCGAGGACGAGACCGGCGGCACGATTTTGCGCGTCTACGTCGCGCCTGACCACCGAGACGAGGGCATCGGCGGCGACCTGCTCGGCCACACCCACGAGGCACTCGCCGACCGCGGTGCCGAGCGGGTGCGCGCGATGGTGCTCGCCGAAAACGAGCCGGGCAACGAGTTCTATCGGCGCTTCGACTTCGAACTGGACGAGAAAAGCGAGACCCGCATCGGGGAGGAGACCTACCGCGAGAACGTCTACGTCCACGAATGAGTGGTGGGTCGACACCCAAATATTCACCCGTAGCGATTTATCCCCGGTCTCCGAACGGGAGGCGATGACACACGACACGCCGATCCGCGTCGACCACGTGGGTATCGCGGTCGAGTCCATCGCCGATGCCGAACCCGTCCTCGTGGCGCTCGGCTGCGAGAAACTCACCGAGGAGTCGGTCGAGGGGCGATTCCGATGGGCGTACTACGAACTCGGCGACGCCTCGCGGCTCGAACTCATCGAACCCGAAACCGAGGGATTTCTGACGGAGTTCCTCGACGAGCACGGGCCGGGACTCCATCACGTCACGCTCGAAGTCGCCGACATTGTGCGGGTCATCGAGGCGTGCGAGGCGG encodes:
- a CDS encoding DUF2267 domain-containing protein; amino-acid sequence: MDDEQFFSDVESRADLDSHEQAVAAAESVLGVLGERLNTIEALADELSANLAAALDSAGDEAAGFTPDEFVEWVREAEREKTTDLDADKARLHTQAVFESLSESVAGETWNAVRAQLPDEYERLYRAG
- a CDS encoding helix-turn-helix domain-containing protein translates to MATVVKGRVPADEFALYETLASGPDIECEIERIVETGDDVVMPLVWLRGASHEAFETALAEDPSVADPSPLSELDAESLYRMEWVADIQLVVQMLTGSEATILDAYGADGWWYLRVLYPTRDSLSATYDFCEANGLTFEVQTIREMDGNPVGRYGLTEKQYEALTLATEQGYFSVPREIDVSDLADELDISHQALSERLRRAQRVLVEDTLLMGTRSDE
- a CDS encoding GNAT family N-acetyltransferase: MTVREATSDDAESIAGVARVSWKYDYPDILSRDTVEQGVEEWYAPETIATEIDSDDAVVPVAERDGEIVGFAHAVEDETGGTILRVYVAPDHRDEGIGGDLLGHTHEALADRGAERVRAMVLAENEPGNEFYRRFDFELDEKSETRIGEETYRENVYVHE
- a CDS encoding VOC family protein — translated: MTHDTPIRVDHVGIAVESIADAEPVLVALGCEKLTEESVEGRFRWAYYELGDASRLELIEPETEGFLTEFLDEHGPGLHHVTLEVADIVRVIEACEAAGLRVIDRTDFEEWTEAFVSPRNATGTLFQLMEYHEGYANERPAGEGMYVGGARLGGRME